Genomic segment of Mycolicibacterium psychrotolerans:
GCCGCGGTCGACGAGGATCAGCGCCGCCAACGCGGTCAGCGTCTTGGTGCACGACCAGAAATTGACGATCGTATCCTGTTGCCAGTCAACGGTTTTCGCGCGATCTGCGGAGCCGCCCCACAGGTCGGCGACGAGCTCGCCGTCGACGTCGACCGCGATCGATGCGCCGAGCTCCTCACCGGTGGCGAGCTCGGTGGCCAGCGCCTCGGCGAGGCGGTCGAACCGCCGGTCCCAGCGACCCTGCACGGCACCACTCATGGGCCGAGCCTAAGCGGTCACCAGTTGTCACCAGTTGTCGTAGCCGCCCTCCGGGCCGAGCATGCGTTCCAGCCGGGTGCGGTTGATCCGGGCGAGTTCGTTGCGCACGATCTTGCGTTCGGTCTCGTAGTCGTTGAGCATCCGGTCGCGCAGCGTGGCGAGCACGTCGTCAGCGCGGTAGCCGTTGACGAACATCACGAAGCCGAACCCGAAGTGGTCGAGGTACGCCTTGGACGCCGCGGCCAGCTGGGCCATCATCTCCGGGCGCTCGTCGCTGATCGCGCACTGCTCGGCCTTGCACTTCTCGCTGCCGGGGCGCCGACCGACGTCCGGGTAGGCCTGCAGGATCGAGTCGATCGAGTCCTCGGCGAGTGCGAACAGCAGCGAGTCGGCGCAGCGGAACAGCTGGTCGTGACTGTCGAAGGGACGCTGCCGGGCCAGGTCGGCGGCCAGCGGGACGCTGTAGCAGCATTCGTAGACCGCGTGCACGGCGCGGCGCATCGGCATCGCATTGAATGCCTCGAGCCCGATCCCCTGATGCAGCAGCACACCGCAATGATCGGGTCTTCAGGGAACGGCGGCGTTACGCCGTGTTACGGGCACGCTAATTCCCGCGGCGGCCCCCGCACGAGATCCACTTTTTGTAGCGACTTACTCGCACTTCTGCTGCAAAAGGTGGATCTCGCCACCCTCCCTCGGTGCCCCTTGGTCGGCCTCCTCAACGCGGCTCGTTCCTCGCCGCTTGATCGTCGGCCTCAGTGCCCTTTGGTCGGCCTCCTCAACGCGGCTCGTTCCTTGCCGCTTGATCGTCGGCCTCAGTGCCCCTCGGTCTTGAACCTCTCGATCGACCGGTTCACCTCGGCCTCGGCCTCTTCACGACCCACCCAGTCGGCCGCCTTGACGAACTTGCCCGGCTCGAGGTCCTTGTAGTGGACGAAGAAGTGCTTGATGCCGTCGAGTTCGAAGTCCGAGATGTCGCTGAGGTCCTTGATGTGCTCCCAGCGCGGGTCGTCGGCGAGCACGCACAACACCTTGTCGTCGCCGCCCTTCTCGTCGGTCATCCGGAACATGCCGACCGGGCGGGCCTCGACGATGCATCCGGGGAACAGCGGCTCGGGCAGCAGCACGAGCGCGTCCAGCGGGTCGCCGTCCTCGCCGAGGGTGTCCTCGATGTAGCCGTAGTCCGCCGGATAACCGAACGCGGTGAACAGGTAGCGGTCCAGCTTCACCCTGCCGGTGTCGTGGTCCACCTCGTACTTGTTGCGCGAACCCTTGGGGATCTCGATGAGAACGTCGAACTGCACCGGGAGGCTCCTTCGGGTGACGGGCGATCAACAGGGGCGGAATCACCTTAATCCGGAGCGATACGCTGCTGTAGCGGGGTGGCTTTCGACCGATCGAGGGACAGGGGAAGTATGCGGCCCACTCGATGGCGGCGGTCCACCTATGTGGTGGTGGGGGCGGTGGTCGCCGTGCTGGTGGTGGTCGTCGTGGCCGCGGCCGCGCTGCTGGTCGGCCGACAGACCTCCGAGGCCGTGGCCGTCAAGCCCGCGCCCGCGCCGGCCACGGCCGATCCGGGAGTGGTCCCGGTGCCCGACACCGCCGACGCGCCGACACCGGCCGGGCTCGCCGCCGTGCTCAGGCCCGTCCTGGCCGATCCGAACCTCGGTCTGTTCACCGGGCGCATCACCGACGCGATGACCGGCGACGAGCTGTGGGCTCAGGGCGCGCACGTGCCGATGCAGCCCGCCTCGACGAACAAGCTGCTGACCACCGCCGCGGCGCTGCTGACGCTGGACCGCGACGCCCGGCTGACGACGCGCGTCGTGACCACCTCGCCCGGCGTCGTCGTGCTCGTCGGCGGGGGTGACCCCACGCTGTCGGCCGCCCCGCGCGGGGTCGACACCTGGTACCGCGACGCCGCCCGCATCGTCGACCTGGCAGATCAGGTGCGGCGCAGCGGGGTCACGGTCAGGACGGTGCAGGTCGACGTCAGCGCCTACAGCGGCCCGACCATGGCGCCCGGCTGGGACCCGCTCGACATCGACGGCGGCGACATCGCGCCGATGGAGGCGGTGATGCTCGACGGCGGCCGCACCCAGCCGGTCACCGTGGAATCGCGGCGGTCGCGCACTCCGGCACTCGACGCCGGCCGTGCGCTGGCCGTCGCGCTCGGGGCCGACCCGGCGACGGTCAGGGTGCTGCCGTCGGCGGCCCGGGGCCGGGAGATCGCGTCGGTGCAGTCACCGCCGCTGATGCAGCGGCTGCGCGACATGATGAACGCCTCGGACAACGTGATGGCCGAGTCGACCGGCCGCGAGGTCGCCGCCGAGACGGGCCGCCCGCAGAGCTTCGCCGGTGCGGCCGGCGCCGTGCTCGGCGCGCTGGACGACGCCGGGATCGACACCGGTGCGGCGCGCCTGCTGGATTCCAGCGGGCTTTCGGTCGACGACCGGCTGACCGCCGAGACCCTCGACGAGGTGGTGGGCGCCGCCGCCGGCGACGACCATCCCCGGTTGCGCCCGCTGCTCGACCTGCTGCCGATCGCCGGGGGCAGCGGCACGCTGTCCAACCGCTACCTGGACTCCGCAGGGCGCGGCGCCGCGGGATACCTGCGCGCCAAGACCGGATCCCTGACCGCCACCAACTCGCTGGCCGGCATCGTCACCGACTCCAGCGGCCGCGTGCTCACGTTCGCGCTGCTGTCCAACCAGGCAGGCCCGAACGGGCGCACCGCGCTCGACGCCTTTGCCGCGACACTGCGGACGTGCGGGTGCCGAACATGAATCAGCGTCGCGGACATGGTTTTTCGGTGGGCAACGCGGTGGACTGGAACCTGGCCGCCTCGTTCGGGGGCAAGCTGGCACGCCCCGAGCCGCCGGCCACGGACTACACCCGCACCCAGGCGGTGACGCAGCTGGCCGAGTCGGCGCGCGCGGCGGAGATCCCGGTGCGCGAGGTGACCGGTCTGGCCGAGGGCGAGGGAATCCCGGAGGCGCGCATCGTGAACCGGCCGGACTGGATCCGCGCCGCCGCGCACTCGATGCGGGTGATGACGGGCGGGCACGACGCGGCGGCCAAGCCCCGTGCCATCAGCGGGCGCATCGCCGGGGTGCAGACGGGTGCGGTGCTGGCGTTCGTGTCGTCGGGGATCCTGGGGCAGTACGACCCCTTCGGCGACGGCGGGCAGGAGCGCGGGGGTGGTGAGCTGCTGCTGGTGTATCCCAACGTGATCGCCGTGGAGCGTCAGCTGCGCGTCGACCCCGCCGACTTCCGGATGTGGGTGTGCCTGCACGAGGTCACCCACCGCGTGCAGTTCCGCGCCAACCCCTGGCTGGCCGGGCACATGTCCGGCGCGCTCGCGGTGCTCACCGAGGAAAGCGCCGAGGAGATGACCAAGGTCGTCGGTCGGCTCGCCGAATACGTCCGCGACCGTCGGTCCAACACCGAAGAGGCAGAACCCAATTCGGCCGGCATCCTAGGGCTGGTGCGGGCTGTGCAGTCGGATGCGCAGCGCGAGGCCCTTGACCGGCTGCTGGTGCTCGGGACACTGCTCGAGGGTCACGCCGACCATGTGATGGACGCGGTCGGGCCTGCCGTGGTGCCGTCGGTGGCGACGATCCGGCGACGGTTCGACCAGCGCAGGCACCGTCGGCAGCCGCCGCTGCAGCGGCTGCTGCGCGCGCTGCTCGGCGTCGACGCGAAGATGGACCAGTACACCCGGGGCAAGGCCTTCGTCGACCACGTGGTGTCGACGGTGGGCATGGAACGGTTCAACGTGATCTGGACCGGTCCCGACACCCTGCCGCTGCCCGCGGAGATCGACGAGCCGCAGCGATGGATCGACCGGGTGCTGTAGCGCAGTTGCGCGCGGCGCTGCGCCGGTTCACCGGGGAGCACGCGGTCGACGGCGAACGCTGGTGTGTCGCGCTGTCCGGTGGTCCGGACTCGCTGGCGCTGACCGCGGTCGCCGCCGCGATGAGGCCGACGACGGCGCTGATCGTCGACCATCGCCTGCAGGCCGGCTCGCACACCGTCGCGGCGACCGCGCGCGAGCAGGCGCTGATGCTGGGATGCGTTGCGGCGCAGGCGCTCTGCGTGGACGTCGGCACCGAGGGCGGCCCCGAGGCGGCGGCCCGGACGGCGCGGTACGCCGCCCTCGACCATGCCCGTGCGGGCGCACCGGTGCTGCTGGGGCACACGCTCGACGACCAGGCCGAGACGGTGCTGCTCGGCCTGGGCCGCGGATCGGGCTCCCGGTCGATCGCGGGCATGCGGCCCCACGATCCGCCGTGGTGCCGGCCGCTGCTGGGGGTGCGGCGCAGCGTCACCCACGCCGCGTGCGCCGAGCTGGCGCTGACACCGTGGCAGGACCCGCACAACGCGGACCCTCGCTACACCCGGGTGCGGTTGCGGACCGAGGTGCTGCCGACGCTCGACGAGGTCCTCGGCGGCGGCGTCGCCGAGGCGCTGGCCCGCACCGCGACCGCACTGCGTGAGGACAACGACGCACTCGACGGTCTCGCCGGTGACGTCGCGGCCGGCCTGGATCCCGGTGCGGACCTGCCGGTCGCGTCGCTCACGTCGCTGCCGGGGGCGCTGAGACGCCGGGTGATCCGGCGCTGGCTACTGGCCGGCGGCGCGGCCGGCCTGACCGACGGGCAGATCCGGGCGGTCGACACGCTGGTCACCGCGTGGCGCGGGCAGGGCGGGGTGGCCGTGCCGAGCCCGTTGTCGCGGCAGCGGTTGTTCGCGGGCCGGCGCGGCGGTGCGCTGACGCTCTACCGCGAGCCGGTGGCCGACTGAGCACCGCTACGCTCTAGGCGTGCCTGCGCATGCTGCGGAAATGTATCCCGGCGACATCAAGTCGGTGTTGCTGTCCGAGGAGCAGATCCGGTCCAAGACCGCCGAACTCGCAGCGCTGATCGCCGCCGACTACCCGACGCCCGGCCCGGGCGGGCAGGACCTGCTGCTGATCACCGTGCTCAAGGGCGCGGTCATGTTCGTCACCGACCTGGCCCGGGCCATCCCGCTGCCCACCCAGCTCGAGTTCATGGCGGTCAGTTCCTACGGTTCGTCGACGTCGTCGTCGGGCGTGGTGCGCATCCTCAAGGACCTCGACCGCGACATCAACGACCGCGACGTGCTGATCGTCGAGGACATCGTCGACTCCGGGCTGACGCTGTCGTGGCTGCTGCGCAACCTCGCGACGCGCCACCCCCGCTCGCTGCGGGTGTGCACGCTGCTGCGCAAGCCCGACGCCGTGCGCGCCGACGTCGAGATCGAGTATGTCGGCTTCGACATCCCCAACGAGTTCGTCGTCGGGTACGGCCTGGACTACGCCGAGCGCTACCGCGACCTGCCCTACATCGGCACGCTGGACCCCAAGGTCTACGAAGACTGACTCCCAGACGCCCAAACCGACGTTTGGGCGCGAAAGTGCGAGAAGTTCTCGCCATTTCGTCGAACTGGACGCAGGATCAGAGCCATGCCCGAGACCGCGCTCCGGATCTGTCCCTTCTGTGAGGCCACCTGCGGCCTGAGCCTGACCATCGACGACGGCCGGGTCGTCGGGGCCCGGGGGGACCGCGACGACGTGTTCAGCGCGGGCTTCATCTGCCCGAAGGGCGCGAGCTTCGGTGAACTCGACAACGACCCCGACCGCCTGCGTGCGCCGCTGGTCCGGCGCGACGGCGTCCTGACCGAGGCGACGTGGGAGGAGGCGTTCGCCGCGATGGCCGACGGTCTCGGCGCGGTGCTGCGCGACCACGGCGGCGCGTCGGTCGGCGCCTACCTCGGCAACCCCAACGCCCACACCGTGGCCGGCGCGCTGTACCCGCCGCTGATCATCCGCGGCCTCGGCACCCGCCAGGTGTTCTCGGCGAGCACGCTCGACCAGATGCCCAAGCATGTGTCGCTGGGGCTCATGTTCGGCAGCCCGGTCGCGTTCACGGTGCCCGACCTGGACCGCACCGACTATCTGGTGATCATCGGCGCCAACCCGCTGGTGTCCAACGGCAGCCTCGCCACCGCCGCCGACTTTCCCGGCAAGCTGCGCGCGCTCCGGAAACGCGGCGGGCGGCTCGTCGTCATCGACCCGGCCCGCACCCGCACCGCCGAGCTCGCCGACCGTCACCTCGCGCCGCGCCCCGGCACCGACGCGGCACTGCTGTTCGCCGTGGCCCACGTGCTGTTCGACGAGGACCTGGTCGCGCTCGGCGCGCTGGCCGAGCACGTCGCCGGCCTCGACGAGGTCCGCGCGCTGGCCCGCGACTTCGCGCCGGAGACCGTCGCCGGGTACTGCGGCGTCGACGCCGAGGACATCCGGACGCTGGCCCGCGAGCTCGCGGCGGCACCCAGCGCGGCGGTGTACGGCCGGATGGGCACGTCGACGGTCGAATTCGGCACGCTGGGCAGCTGGCTCGTTGACGTCGTGAACGTCCTCACCGGCAACCTGGACCGGCCCGGCGGCGCGATGTTCCCCTGCTCGCCCGTCGCGCCGGCGCCGCGTGGCCACCGGCCCGGCCGCGGATTCGCCACCGGCCGCTGGCGCAGCCGCGTCTCCGGTCGCCCCGAGGCGCTGTCCGAGCTGCCCGTCGCGGTCCTCGCCGAGGAGATCGAGACGCCGGGGGAGGGGCAGATCAAGGCGATGATCACGATCGCGGGCAACCCGGTGCTGTCGGCGCCCGACGGCGAGCGGCTCGACCGGGCCCTGGACTCTGTCGCGTTCATGGTGAGCGTCGACCCCTACCTCAACGAGACGACCCGCCACGCCGACGTGATCCTGCCGCCCCCGCCGCCGTCAAGCGCGCCACACTTCGACTTCGCGCTCAACGGGCTCGCGGTCCGCAACAACGCCCGGTACTCGCCGCCCGCCCTGCCGCTGCAGGGCCGGCCCGACGAGGCGGAGATCCTGTCGCGGATCGCGCTGGTGATCTATGGGCTCGGCCACGACGCGGACC
This window contains:
- a CDS encoding 2-oxo-4-hydroxy-4-carboxy-5-ureidoimidazoline decarboxylase, with product MLLHQGIGLEAFNAMPMRRAVHAVYECCYSVPLAADLARQRPFDSHDQLFRCADSLLFALAEDSIDSILQAYPDVGRRPGSEKCKAEQCAISDERPEMMAQLAAASKAYLDHFGFGFVMFVNGYRADDVLATLRDRMLNDYETERKIVRNELARINRTRLERMLGPEGGYDNW
- a CDS encoding inorganic diphosphatase; the protein is MQFDVLIEIPKGSRNKYEVDHDTGRVKLDRYLFTAFGYPADYGYIEDTLGEDGDPLDALVLLPEPLFPGCIVEARPVGMFRMTDEKGGDDKVLCVLADDPRWEHIKDLSDISDFELDGIKHFFVHYKDLEPGKFVKAADWVGREEAEAEVNRSIERFKTEGH
- the dacB gene encoding D-alanyl-D-alanine carboxypeptidase/D-alanyl-D-alanine endopeptidase, with protein sequence MRPTRWRRSTYVVVGAVVAVLVVVVVAAAALLVGRQTSEAVAVKPAPAPATADPGVVPVPDTADAPTPAGLAAVLRPVLADPNLGLFTGRITDAMTGDELWAQGAHVPMQPASTNKLLTTAAALLTLDRDARLTTRVVTTSPGVVVLVGGGDPTLSAAPRGVDTWYRDAARIVDLADQVRRSGVTVRTVQVDVSAYSGPTMAPGWDPLDIDGGDIAPMEAVMLDGGRTQPVTVESRRSRTPALDAGRALAVALGADPATVRVLPSAARGREIASVQSPPLMQRLRDMMNASDNVMAESTGREVAAETGRPQSFAGAAGAVLGALDDAGIDTGAARLLDSSGLSVDDRLTAETLDEVVGAAAGDDHPRLRPLLDLLPIAGGSGTLSNRYLDSAGRGAAGYLRAKTGSLTATNSLAGIVTDSSGRVLTFALLSNQAGPNGRTALDAFAATLRTCGCRT
- a CDS encoding zinc-dependent metalloprotease → MNQRRGHGFSVGNAVDWNLAASFGGKLARPEPPATDYTRTQAVTQLAESARAAEIPVREVTGLAEGEGIPEARIVNRPDWIRAAAHSMRVMTGGHDAAAKPRAISGRIAGVQTGAVLAFVSSGILGQYDPFGDGGQERGGGELLLVYPNVIAVERQLRVDPADFRMWVCLHEVTHRVQFRANPWLAGHMSGALAVLTEESAEEMTKVVGRLAEYVRDRRSNTEEAEPNSAGILGLVRAVQSDAQREALDRLLVLGTLLEGHADHVMDAVGPAVVPSVATIRRRFDQRRHRRQPPLQRLLRALLGVDAKMDQYTRGKAFVDHVVSTVGMERFNVIWTGPDTLPLPAEIDEPQRWIDRVL
- the tilS gene encoding tRNA lysidine(34) synthetase TilS produces the protein MDRPGAVAQLRAALRRFTGEHAVDGERWCVALSGGPDSLALTAVAAAMRPTTALIVDHRLQAGSHTVAATAREQALMLGCVAAQALCVDVGTEGGPEAAARTARYAALDHARAGAPVLLGHTLDDQAETVLLGLGRGSGSRSIAGMRPHDPPWCRPLLGVRRSVTHAACAELALTPWQDPHNADPRYTRVRLRTEVLPTLDEVLGGGVAEALARTATALREDNDALDGLAGDVAAGLDPGADLPVASLTSLPGALRRRVIRRWLLAGGAAGLTDGQIRAVDTLVTAWRGQGGVAVPSPLSRQRLFAGRRGGALTLYREPVAD
- the hpt gene encoding hypoxanthine phosphoribosyltransferase; this encodes MYPGDIKSVLLSEEQIRSKTAELAALIAADYPTPGPGGQDLLLITVLKGAVMFVTDLARAIPLPTQLEFMAVSSYGSSTSSSGVVRILKDLDRDINDRDVLIVEDIVDSGLTLSWLLRNLATRHPRSLRVCTLLRKPDAVRADVEIEYVGFDIPNEFVVGYGLDYAERYRDLPYIGTLDPKVYED
- a CDS encoding molybdopterin-dependent oxidoreductase, which translates into the protein MPETALRICPFCEATCGLSLTIDDGRVVGARGDRDDVFSAGFICPKGASFGELDNDPDRLRAPLVRRDGVLTEATWEEAFAAMADGLGAVLRDHGGASVGAYLGNPNAHTVAGALYPPLIIRGLGTRQVFSASTLDQMPKHVSLGLMFGSPVAFTVPDLDRTDYLVIIGANPLVSNGSLATAADFPGKLRALRKRGGRLVVIDPARTRTAELADRHLAPRPGTDAALLFAVAHVLFDEDLVALGALAEHVAGLDEVRALARDFAPETVAGYCGVDAEDIRTLARELAAAPSAAVYGRMGTSTVEFGTLGSWLVDVVNVLTGNLDRPGGAMFPCSPVAPAPRGHRPGRGFATGRWRSRVSGRPEALSELPVAVLAEEIETPGEGQIKAMITIAGNPVLSAPDGERLDRALDSVAFMVSVDPYLNETTRHADVILPPPPPSSAPHFDFALNGLAVRNNARYSPPALPLQGRPDEAEILSRIALVIYGLGHDADPSLVDEQVIATTLAKETADAGSPVAGRSVDELTAMLPDGPGYERRLDMMLRLGVYGDAFGARPDGLTLKRLEDAPHGIDLGPLQPRLLDVLRTPSGRIELAPPPLVDDAARLRAALGSPTEGFVLIGRRHLRSNNSWMHNLPALSGGTNRCTLRMHPDDAADLGVTDTAVVKGAGGELVVPVEITEDIRRGVLSLPHGWGHDRAGTGQQLAAGQPGVNVNQLNDGSVLDPLSGTAVLNGLPVTVSTTS